From one Streptomyces sp. ICC1 genomic stretch:
- a CDS encoding ABC transporter permease, whose translation MSRLPEATDTATAAPRSPRTRPDRLARLRRLGGGRLQRTCLLLLVLFALIALLGPWIAPQDPTFGHLGDTLLGPSAAHWLGTDQGGHDTFSALLVGTRTSLAGPLAVVLFSTALGVAVGLFTAWRGGWIDTAVGRVLDVLFAFPALLLAILAVALFGKGMTAPVLAMAIAYMPYTARLVRGLAVQEKSRPYIAAYRVQGHSALYVMVRRLLPNIAPTLLAQSTVNFGYALLDLAALSFLGLGVQPPTPDWGAMINQGQAAVLQGQPLSAIAPAVAVVLVVVAFNVVGEDLGDRLAGRDS comes from the coding sequence ATGAGCAGACTTCCCGAAGCCACGGACACGGCCACGGCCGCTCCGCGCTCCCCGCGCACCCGGCCCGACCGCCTCGCCCGGCTGCGCCGCCTCGGCGGCGGCCGGCTCCAGCGGACCTGCCTGCTCCTCCTCGTCCTGTTCGCGCTGATCGCCCTGCTGGGACCCTGGATCGCCCCGCAGGACCCGACCTTCGGCCACCTCGGCGACACCCTCCTGGGGCCGAGCGCCGCACACTGGCTGGGGACCGACCAGGGCGGCCACGACACCTTCTCGGCGCTCCTCGTCGGCACCCGGACCAGCCTGGCCGGCCCGCTCGCGGTCGTCCTGTTCTCCACCGCCCTCGGTGTCGCCGTCGGCCTGTTCACCGCCTGGCGCGGCGGCTGGATCGACACCGCCGTCGGCCGCGTCCTCGACGTCCTGTTCGCCTTCCCCGCCCTGCTCCTCGCGATCCTCGCGGTGGCCCTGTTCGGCAAGGGGATGACGGCACCCGTACTCGCCATGGCGATCGCGTACATGCCCTACACGGCGCGCCTCGTCCGGGGCCTGGCCGTCCAGGAGAAGTCCCGCCCCTACATCGCCGCCTACCGGGTGCAGGGCCACTCGGCCCTGTACGTCATGGTCCGCAGACTGCTGCCCAACATCGCCCCGACGCTGCTCGCCCAGTCGACGGTGAACTTCGGCTACGCGCTGCTCGACCTCGCCGCCCTGTCCTTCCTCGGCCTCGGCGTGCAGCCGCCCACCCCCGACTGGGGCGCCATGATCAACCAGGGGCAGGCGGCCGTCCTGCAGGGGCAGCCGCTGTCCGCGATCGCGCCGGCCGTGGCGGTCGTCCTGGTCGTCGTCGCCTTCAACGTCGTCGGGGAAGACCTCGGCGACCGGCTCGCGGGGAGGGACTCCTGA
- a CDS encoding HAD family phosphatase, which yields MLFDMDGTLVDTEPLWWETTEAVARSLEHTLTEADVPAVVGRSVADTAEHLHRVAGGRERAPAIGRRLLDGFHERVALGPRVMPGALELLDALAAAGIPLGLVSASPRSVVDLVLAGLGPHRFAVTVADGETPRTKPHPDPYLAAAKALGVEPHSCVAVEDSPAGLASAEAAGCRVLAVPSTVPIDAVDGRTVVARLTEVDPALLHAVLARRAVGGRVVREP from the coding sequence GTGCTCTTCGACATGGACGGCACTCTGGTGGACACCGAGCCGCTGTGGTGGGAGACGACCGAGGCCGTCGCCCGCTCCCTGGAACACACCCTGACCGAGGCCGACGTACCGGCCGTCGTCGGGCGCTCGGTCGCCGACACCGCCGAGCACCTGCACCGGGTCGCCGGCGGCCGCGAGCGGGCGCCGGCGATCGGGCGGCGCCTGCTCGACGGCTTCCACGAGCGGGTCGCCCTCGGGCCCCGCGTCATGCCGGGAGCGCTGGAACTCCTCGACGCGCTGGCCGCCGCGGGCATCCCGCTCGGCCTCGTCTCCGCATCGCCCCGGTCGGTCGTCGACCTGGTCCTCGCGGGACTCGGACCCCACCGTTTCGCCGTCACCGTCGCGGACGGCGAGACCCCGAGGACCAAACCGCACCCCGACCCGTATCTCGCCGCCGCGAAGGCCCTGGGCGTGGAACCGCACTCCTGTGTCGCCGTGGAGGACAGCCCCGCCGGCCTGGCGTCCGCCGAGGCGGCGGGCTGCCGCGTGCTGGCCGTCCCGTCCACGGTGCCGATCGACGCGGTGGACGGCCGCACGGTCGTGGCCCGGCTGACGGAGGTGGATCCCGCTCTGCTGCACGCCGTCCTAGCCCGTCGCGCGGTGGGAGGCCGCGTCGTCCGAGAACCCTGA
- a CDS encoding ATP-binding cassette domain-containing protein yields the protein MSGLRKIYRTGGTEVVAVDDLSFSVRPGGALGIVGESGSGKPTTARMLVGLERPDAGEILVQGQPLAASVRGRAARLARAKAVQIVFQDPYLSLDSRIGIGATVDGVLQLHGMSDRTARAARVKELLAQVGLGDREAAALPRRLSGGQRQRAAIARALAVEPAVLVLDEAVSALDVSVQAQVLNLLSDIRRDTGIGLVFVSHDLAVVRYVCDEALVMYRGRTMEHRPVSELLTDPHHPYTRLLLASVPRPGWDPDSISRRRRELDPLSGA from the coding sequence GTGAGCGGCCTGCGCAAGATCTACCGGACCGGCGGGACGGAGGTCGTCGCCGTCGACGACCTGTCCTTCTCCGTACGGCCGGGCGGCGCGCTCGGCATCGTGGGGGAGTCCGGTTCCGGGAAGCCCACCACGGCCCGGATGCTGGTCGGCCTCGAACGCCCCGACGCGGGGGAGATCCTCGTCCAGGGGCAGCCGCTCGCCGCCTCCGTACGGGGGCGGGCCGCCCGGCTGGCCCGCGCCAAGGCCGTCCAGATCGTCTTCCAGGACCCCTACCTCTCCCTGGACTCCCGGATCGGCATCGGGGCGACGGTCGACGGGGTGCTCCAGCTGCACGGGATGTCCGACCGGACGGCACGCGCCGCCCGGGTCAAGGAACTGCTGGCCCAGGTCGGGCTCGGCGACCGCGAGGCGGCCGCGCTGCCCCGCAGGCTCTCGGGCGGACAGCGCCAGCGCGCCGCGATCGCCCGGGCGCTCGCCGTCGAACCCGCCGTCCTGGTGCTGGACGAGGCGGTGTCCGCCCTGGACGTGTCGGTGCAGGCGCAGGTGCTCAACCTGCTCTCCGACATCCGCCGCGACACCGGCATCGGCTTGGTCTTCGTCAGCCACGACCTGGCGGTCGTCCGCTACGTGTGCGACGAGGCGCTCGTCATGTACCGCGGCCGGACGATGGAACACCGGCCCGTCTCGGAGCTGCTCACCGACCCCCACCACCCGTACACACGGCTGCTGCTGGCCTCCGTGCCCAGGCCGGGCTGGGACCCCGACTCGATCAGCCGCCGGCGCCGCGAGCTGGATCCGCTGTCGGGCGCGTGA
- a CDS encoding hemerythrin domain-containing protein → MKKTREHTPRGHTPRGHTLRARPDTHEMVVIHRGLRREARLLVELVAAVAPGDTARARVLADHFRDYRLGLHHHHQGEDEHLWPPLLARVDLEADVVLRMEAQHERVAATLSAAVDALSAWENGARETGRDAFVAVLAEHRAVLVEHLDDEEGSLLPLAARHLSAHEWGAMGEHFRASTPKPKLLFFLGMALEDADRSERASMLAKLPLAARLLWYAVGRPSYARRVRAIRRDTPR, encoded by the coding sequence ATGAAGAAGACGCGGGAACACACGCCCCGGGGACACACGCCCCGGGGACACACGCTCCGGGCGCGGCCCGACACCCACGAGATGGTGGTGATCCACCGCGGCCTGCGCCGCGAGGCGCGGTTGCTGGTGGAACTGGTCGCCGCCGTGGCGCCCGGCGACACCGCCCGCGCCCGGGTCCTGGCGGACCACTTCCGCGACTACCGGCTCGGGCTCCACCATCACCACCAGGGGGAGGACGAGCACCTGTGGCCGCCGCTGCTGGCCCGCGTCGATCTCGAAGCCGACGTGGTGCTGCGCATGGAGGCCCAGCACGAGCGGGTGGCCGCGACCCTCTCGGCGGCCGTTGACGCCCTGTCGGCCTGGGAGAACGGGGCCCGCGAGACCGGGCGCGACGCGTTCGTGGCGGTACTCGCCGAACACCGGGCGGTCCTGGTCGAGCACCTGGACGACGAAGAGGGCTCGCTCCTGCCGCTCGCCGCGCGGCACCTGTCCGCACACGAGTGGGGCGCGATGGGCGAGCACTTCAGGGCGAGCACGCCCAAGCCCAAGCTGTTGTTCTTCCTCGGCATGGCCCTCGAGGACGCCGACCGGTCCGAACGCGCGTCGATGCTCGCCAAACTGCCGCTCGCGGCACGCCTGCTCTGGTACGCCGTCGGCCGCCCGTCCTACGCCCGCAGGGTGCGGGCCATCCGCCGCGACACCCCGCGCTGA
- a CDS encoding ABC transporter ATP-binding protein, producing the protein MTLLSYEALSVTLPAMARPVLGGVSLTVAAGEVVALVGESGSGKSVTARAALGLFPQGAETGGRVRVDGTDLVGATPASLREVRTNKAAMIYQDPRAAINPVRRVGDFLTEPLRLVHGWSKARANVRAAELLDAVGLPDPVRHLEQFPHELSGGMLQRVVIAAALTAEPRLLLCDEPTTALDVSTQAEILAILGRLQRERGLGLLLITHDIELAASVSDRIYVMYAGRIVETAPVADLFATPRHPYTAGLLESSPPLAGPLGRLTPIPGAPMGLLESAPGCAFAPRCRFAEPGRCDRSRPELERHGPAEVACHRAAELTREEDR; encoded by the coding sequence ATGACACTGCTCTCGTACGAAGCCCTGAGCGTGACCCTCCCGGCGATGGCCCGGCCCGTCCTCGGCGGGGTGAGCCTCACCGTCGCCGCCGGAGAGGTCGTCGCCCTGGTCGGCGAATCCGGCTCGGGCAAGTCGGTCACCGCCCGCGCCGCCCTCGGCCTGTTCCCGCAGGGCGCCGAGACCGGCGGCCGGGTCCGGGTCGACGGGACCGACCTGGTCGGCGCCACCCCCGCGAGCCTGCGCGAGGTGCGCACGAACAAGGCCGCGATGATCTACCAGGACCCCCGGGCCGCCATCAACCCGGTGCGCCGGGTCGGGGACTTCCTCACCGAGCCGCTGCGCCTGGTCCACGGCTGGTCCAAGGCGCGGGCGAACGTCAGGGCGGCCGAACTGCTCGACGCGGTCGGCCTGCCCGATCCCGTCCGGCACCTGGAGCAGTTCCCGCACGAGCTCTCCGGCGGAATGCTCCAGCGCGTCGTGATCGCGGCCGCCCTCACGGCCGAACCCCGGCTGTTGCTCTGCGACGAACCGACCACCGCCCTCGACGTCAGCACCCAGGCCGAGATCCTGGCCATCCTGGGACGCCTGCAGCGGGAACGCGGACTCGGACTCCTCCTCATCACCCACGACATCGAGCTCGCGGCCTCCGTCAGCGACCGGATCTACGTCATGTACGCGGGCCGGATCGTCGAGACCGCGCCCGTCGCGGACCTCTTCGCCACCCCGCGGCACCCCTACACCGCGGGCCTGCTCGAATCCTCCCCGCCGCTCGCCGGCCCCCTCGGCCGCCTCACCCCCATCCCCGGCGCCCCGATGGGACTGCTGGAGTCCGCGCCCGGCTGCGCCTTCGCACCCCGCTGCCGGTTCGCCGAACCGGGCCGCTGCGACCGGTCCCGGCCGGAGCTGGAACGGCACGGCCCGGCCGAGGTCGCCTGCCACCGTGCCGCCGAACTCACCCGCGAGGAGGACCGTTGA
- a CDS encoding DUF4267 domain-containing protein translates to MSLKHFTTVLAALGAALILYVGLSYLLAPQATASGFGIPTWPRHDGAAFLAVKGVRDIATGLVVLALLLTGHRRALGWAMAALAFVPAGDMVIVLTSGGPAGTAYGVHGFTALAVAVTAGLLLRERPAPAIAPAPATPLASTLPAA, encoded by the coding sequence ATGTCCCTCAAGCACTTCACCACCGTCCTGGCTGCCCTCGGAGCCGCGCTCATCCTCTACGTCGGCCTCAGCTACCTGCTCGCGCCGCAGGCCACCGCCTCCGGCTTCGGCATTCCGACCTGGCCGCGGCACGACGGCGCCGCCTTCCTGGCGGTCAAGGGCGTACGGGACATCGCGACCGGCCTGGTCGTCCTGGCACTGCTGCTCACCGGACACCGGCGGGCACTCGGCTGGGCGATGGCGGCGCTCGCCTTCGTTCCCGCCGGCGACATGGTGATCGTCCTGACCAGCGGCGGACCCGCGGGCACGGCGTACGGGGTCCACGGGTTCACGGCCCTGGCCGTAGCCGTCACCGCCGGCCTGCTGCTGCGCGAACGCCCGGCCCCGGCGATCGCCCCCGCTCCGGCCACCCCGCTCGCCTCCACCCTCCCCGCGGCCTGA
- a CDS encoding YfbM family protein: MSMNGQYLRLTPAELERALHDPDWASRYAHASYESDDQVASARVHETDKAWNALDFLLQRRGFPVDVVFGEADMPWPEGHDWGYGPPRLLTADRVRVAADALDAHGPDVLTSGVTPADLAGANVYPQTVWDRGEEPDWIAAHWAALGPYLRAAADEGDALLLWIS, translated from the coding sequence ATGAGCATGAACGGTCAGTACCTGCGCCTCACCCCCGCCGAACTCGAGCGCGCGCTCCACGATCCGGACTGGGCCTCCCGGTACGCGCACGCCTCGTACGAGAGCGATGACCAGGTCGCCTCCGCCCGCGTGCACGAGACCGACAAGGCGTGGAACGCCCTCGACTTCCTGCTGCAGCGGCGCGGCTTCCCCGTGGACGTGGTCTTCGGAGAGGCCGACATGCCCTGGCCGGAGGGTCACGACTGGGGTTACGGCCCGCCCCGGCTGCTGACCGCCGACCGGGTGCGCGTCGCCGCCGACGCCCTCGATGCCCACGGTCCCGACGTGTTGACGTCCGGTGTCACCCCGGCGGACCTGGCCGGGGCCAACGTCTACCCGCAGACCGTCTGGGACCGGGGCGAGGAGCCGGACTGGATCGCCGCGCACTGGGCCGCTCTCGGCCCCTACCTCCGCGCCGCCGCCGACGAGGGAGACGCCCTCCTGCTCTGGATCTCCTGA
- a CDS encoding BTAD domain-containing putative transcriptional regulator: MVYIRVLGSCTAERNGEAVPLGGHRQRSVLALLVSERGRVVSVDRMIEELWQGAAPARAVASLQAYVSNLRRLLEPGRAPRTPARLLVSAPPGYALRMPEDAVDAWRFERLLGEARRRATTEPGAARSLLREALALWRGPAYADFADEPWTRSEIMRLGELRLAARELAVRTGLGGPAGAEAVAEAALLTGEEPLREEAWRLHALALWAAGRQADALATLRRARAVLAEEAGLDPGPALVELEKAVLAQDNGLLREATDAALPGGVAARLPGQGPGPGSGPGPGPAEPAAERSAPAAPADGVPPRGGPADGVPPRGGPAPHGTAVGEPAVGGPDDGMDLFVGRDEEIGRLAAAAHRALTAGPAVALVTGEAGLGKSALLHRLGDRLRADGWLVAVGRTTDAEGAPPAWAWVEALRTVAAAAPPAPGAAAVLAPLLAEGAPAASRPAGEDVAVGRFRLHRAVWQWLTEAARGRPVALLLDDLHWADAETLALLSGTVDLAPGTPLLVVGAYRPDEVEGRLGDTLAALARRSPARVALRGLAEESVAEVVRAVGGPREVDAETVAALTERTGGNPFYVRESARLLGSEGSLVALSEVPEGVRDVLRRRLGRLPDPVVSVLRLAAVAGRESAVEVLVESADADEDAVLGALEAGLLAGLLVEPDPGRIRFAHALVRDTLLTDLSHLRSSRMHGRIGASLEHLGSCDVSALAHHYARAASAATAAKAVDHCLRAAALAESRYAHDVAASVLAEAVACADRIPAAAGGDREAERAGLLGRLVRAQGRAGAVMAARETRRTAIDRAVGAGREDRLIGAFTAWSEPTPWQTRPYGTVDKPVVEILERLLERPGRLEPAVRCRLLGAYAAELSDAKLPAVRAAAREALALAEGLGDPVLRAGALTTLVKELDADREWPERAELGRELERLGAAHDLPAHAWYGMFIRSTALGAQGDVAGAHRLLGQCTEFARARRMPGPLAVGETAAATLAHVEGRVEEAERRYRQSAARMARQGSPHAEGILVVAIATLRASQGRLAQELPWAREVYAAFGSPAADLLAVALAAAGEAEEAREVLAQAGPLRTDYLFKVFGTFRAMTLVLLGERRGAEELYAALLPYRDAPPPSSGFTVAVRPVARTLGELAALLGRETEAAEHFRRARVIAEQWRSPWGPPEPEPAA; encoded by the coding sequence ATGGTGTACATACGCGTACTCGGGTCCTGTACGGCCGAACGGAACGGCGAGGCGGTTCCGTTGGGCGGCCACCGCCAGCGCTCCGTCCTGGCGCTGCTGGTGTCGGAGCGTGGCCGGGTCGTATCGGTCGACCGGATGATCGAGGAACTCTGGCAGGGTGCGGCGCCCGCCCGCGCCGTCGCCTCGCTCCAGGCGTACGTCTCCAACCTGCGCCGGCTCCTCGAACCCGGCCGCGCCCCCCGCACCCCCGCCCGGCTGCTGGTGAGCGCGCCCCCCGGGTACGCGCTGCGGATGCCCGAGGACGCGGTCGACGCATGGCGGTTCGAACGGCTGCTCGGCGAGGCCCGCCGCCGGGCGACCACCGAGCCGGGTGCCGCCCGGAGCCTGCTCCGCGAGGCGCTGGCGCTGTGGCGGGGCCCGGCCTACGCGGACTTCGCCGACGAGCCGTGGACCCGCTCCGAGATCATGCGGCTCGGCGAACTCCGGCTGGCCGCCCGCGAACTCGCCGTCCGGACCGGGCTCGGGGGCCCCGCCGGCGCGGAGGCCGTCGCCGAGGCGGCGCTGCTCACGGGCGAGGAGCCGCTGCGGGAGGAGGCCTGGCGGCTGCACGCCCTCGCGCTGTGGGCCGCCGGGCGGCAGGCCGACGCGCTCGCGACGCTGCGCCGGGCGAGGGCGGTGCTGGCCGAGGAGGCGGGCCTGGACCCGGGCCCGGCGCTGGTCGAGCTGGAGAAGGCGGTCCTGGCCCAGGACAACGGCCTCTTGCGGGAGGCCACGGATGCGGCGCTCCCGGGCGGGGTGGCGGCGCGGCTGCCGGGACAGGGGCCGGGTCCCGGCTCCGGGCCAGGGCCAGGACCCGCGGAGCCGGCGGCCGAGCGGTCGGCGCCTGCCGCGCCGGCGGACGGCGTACCACCGCGGGGTGGCCCGGCGGACGGCGTACCACCGCGGGGTGGCCCGGCACCGCACGGAACGGCGGTCGGCGAACCGGCGGTCGGCGGCCCGGACGACGGCATGGACCTCTTCGTCGGTCGGGACGAGGAGATCGGGCGGCTGGCCGCGGCAGCGCACCGCGCCCTGACCGCCGGCCCCGCCGTCGCCCTGGTCACCGGCGAAGCGGGACTCGGCAAGTCGGCCCTGCTGCACCGGCTCGGCGACCGGCTGCGCGCGGACGGCTGGCTCGTCGCCGTCGGCCGCACCACCGACGCCGAGGGAGCGCCGCCCGCCTGGGCGTGGGTCGAGGCGCTGCGTACCGTCGCGGCCGCCGCTCCGCCCGCGCCGGGGGCCGCCGCCGTGCTCGCGCCGCTCCTCGCCGAGGGCGCGCCCGCCGCTTCGCGGCCCGCCGGTGAGGACGTCGCCGTGGGGCGGTTCCGGCTGCACCGCGCGGTCTGGCAGTGGCTCACGGAGGCGGCGCGCGGCCGGCCCGTCGCCCTCCTGCTGGACGACCTGCACTGGGCCGACGCCGAGACGCTCGCCCTGCTGTCGGGCACGGTCGACCTGGCCCCGGGGACACCGCTGCTGGTCGTCGGCGCGTACCGCCCGGACGAGGTGGAGGGCCGGCTCGGCGACACCCTGGCCGCGCTGGCGCGGCGTTCACCGGCCCGGGTGGCCCTGCGCGGGCTGGCCGAGGAGTCGGTGGCCGAGGTGGTGCGGGCGGTGGGCGGGCCCCGCGAGGTGGACGCGGAGACGGTGGCCGCGCTGACCGAACGGACCGGGGGAAACCCCTTCTACGTCCGCGAGAGCGCGAGGCTGCTGGGCAGCGAGGGATCGCTGGTGGCGCTGTCCGAGGTGCCCGAGGGCGTGCGGGACGTGCTGCGGCGCCGGCTCGGACGCCTCCCCGACCCGGTGGTCTCCGTACTGCGCCTGGCCGCCGTCGCGGGGCGGGAGTCCGCCGTCGAGGTCCTGGTCGAGTCGGCGGACGCCGATGAGGACGCCGTACTGGGCGCTTTGGAGGCCGGGCTGCTCGCCGGCCTGCTCGTGGAACCGGATCCCGGGCGGATCCGGTTCGCGCACGCCCTGGTGCGTGACACCCTGCTGACCGATCTCAGCCACCTGCGCTCCTCGCGGATGCACGGGCGGATCGGGGCGAGCCTGGAGCACCTCGGCTCGTGCGACGTCTCCGCGCTGGCCCACCACTACGCACGCGCGGCCTCCGCCGCCACCGCGGCGAAAGCCGTGGACCACTGCCTGCGGGCGGCCGCCCTCGCCGAGAGCCGGTACGCCCACGACGTGGCCGCCTCGGTGCTCGCCGAGGCGGTGGCCTGCGCCGATCGGATCCCGGCGGCCGCCGGCGGCGACCGGGAGGCCGAACGCGCCGGGTTGCTGGGCCGACTGGTACGGGCGCAGGGGCGGGCGGGGGCGGTCATGGCGGCCCGCGAGACACGGCGCACGGCGATCGACCGCGCGGTCGGCGCCGGGCGGGAGGACCGGCTGATCGGCGCGTTCACGGCGTGGAGCGAGCCGACTCCGTGGCAGACCCGCCCCTACGGCACGGTCGACAAGCCGGTGGTGGAGATCCTCGAACGCCTGCTGGAGCGGCCCGGCCGCCTCGAACCCGCCGTACGGTGCCGGCTGCTGGGCGCGTACGCCGCCGAGCTGTCCGACGCGAAGCTGCCCGCCGTACGGGCCGCTGCGCGCGAGGCGCTCGCGCTCGCCGAGGGCCTCGGCGATCCGGTGCTGCGGGCCGGGGCGCTCACGACGCTGGTCAAGGAGCTGGACGCGGACCGGGAGTGGCCGGAGCGGGCCGAGCTGGGGCGGGAGCTCGAGCGGCTCGGCGCCGCGCACGACCTGCCGGCCCACGCGTGGTACGGGATGTTCATCCGCTCCACCGCGCTGGGCGCGCAGGGCGATGTGGCCGGGGCGCACCGGCTCCTCGGGCAGTGCACGGAGTTCGCGCGGGCCCGGCGCATGCCGGGTCCCCTGGCCGTCGGGGAGACCGCGGCGGCGACCTTGGCCCACGTAGAAGGCCGGGTCGAGGAGGCGGAGCGCCGCTACCGGCAGTCGGCCGCGCGGATGGCCCGGCAGGGTTCGCCGCATGCCGAGGGGATCCTCGTGGTCGCGATCGCCACCCTGCGGGCGAGCCAGGGGCGGTTGGCGCAGGAGCTGCCCTGGGCCCGGGAGGTGTACGCGGCGTTCGGCTCCCCCGCGGCGGACCTGCTCGCGGTCGCGCTGGCCGCGGCCGGGGAGGCGGAGGAGGCCCGGGAGGTCCTCGCCCAGGCCGGACCGCTGCGTACGGACTACCTGTTCAAGGTCTTCGGGACCTTCCGGGCGATGACCCTGGTGCTGCTCGGTGAGCGGCGGGGCGCCGAGGAGCTGTACGCGGCCCTGCTGCCCTACCGCGATGCCCCGCCGCCCTCCTCCGGGTTCACCGTGGCGGTCCGCCCGGTCGCCCGCACCCTCGGCGAACTGGCCGCGCTCCTGGGCCGCGAGACCGAGGCCGCGGAGCACTTCCGCCGGGCGCGGGTCATCGCCGAGCAGTGGCGCAGCCCGTGGGGGCCGCCGGAGCCGGAACCCGCGGCGTGA
- a CDS encoding zinc-binding dehydrogenase yields the protein MNTDTQQVLVQNSDRGPEDLALATAPVPVPGPGEYLIRVGAAGVNFADVMQSRGTYEGGPKAPYAAGFEAAGEIVAAGPGIDGPLAVGTHVVGAGPGAFARYMTMPAAAVIPVPTGWSDAESLGLVLNWATALAALRPLGEIKAGQTVLVHAAGGGVGQAAVRLADHYGAHVIATASQAKHHTVKELGAHEVLDSARPDLAEEVLRLTGGVDIVLESVGRTTFPASLAVTRPVTGRIIVFGAASGHATVSTHDLLFTHRVQIKGLHIFALAAAAPAVFADLLTELEALIADGVYPPGTPQIHPLAQGATVLRRLEARETQGKHALDPWR from the coding sequence ATGAACACCGACACGCAGCAGGTACTGGTCCAGAACTCGGACCGGGGACCGGAAGACCTTGCCCTCGCGACCGCACCCGTCCCGGTCCCGGGGCCGGGCGAGTACCTGATCCGGGTGGGCGCGGCGGGAGTCAACTTCGCGGACGTCATGCAAAGTCGCGGGACGTACGAGGGAGGGCCGAAGGCGCCGTACGCGGCGGGGTTCGAGGCCGCCGGCGAGATCGTCGCCGCGGGCCCCGGCATCGACGGCCCGCTCGCCGTCGGCACCCACGTCGTCGGTGCGGGCCCCGGCGCCTTCGCCCGGTACATGACGATGCCCGCCGCCGCGGTGATCCCCGTTCCCACCGGCTGGAGCGACGCCGAATCCCTCGGCCTCGTCCTGAACTGGGCCACCGCCCTCGCCGCGCTGAGGCCGCTCGGCGAGATCAAGGCCGGCCAGACCGTACTGGTTCACGCCGCCGGCGGAGGCGTCGGCCAGGCCGCGGTCCGCCTCGCGGACCACTACGGCGCCCACGTCATCGCCACCGCCTCCCAGGCCAAGCACCACACCGTAAAAGAGCTCGGCGCCCACGAAGTCCTCGACTCCGCCCGCCCCGACCTGGCCGAAGAAGTCCTGCGCCTGACCGGAGGCGTCGACATCGTCCTGGAATCGGTCGGCCGGACCACCTTCCCCGCCAGCCTGGCGGTCACCCGACCCGTCACCGGGCGCATCATCGTCTTCGGCGCCGCCTCCGGCCACGCCACCGTGTCCACCCACGACCTGCTCTTCACCCACCGGGTCCAGATCAAGGGCCTGCACATCTTCGCCCTCGCCGCCGCGGCCCCCGCCGTCTTCGCCGACCTGCTCACCGAGCTGGAAGCCCTGATCGCCGACGGCGTGTACCCGCCCGGCACCCCCCAGATCCACCCCCTCGCCCAGGGGGCGACCGTGCTGCGCCGGCTCGAAGCCCGCGAGACCCAGGGCAAGCACGCTCTCGACCCATGGCGTTGA
- a CDS encoding ABC transporter permease — MTAALARAGRVLRRLAGMAATLLATSFLVFSSLFLAPGDPASFLIKGRSPSPEDLAALRSQYGFDEPFLVRYWNWLEGVLQGDFGRSYLFHQDVGSVIWSRLPSSMLLIGVSGLMIAVFGIGSGILGALRRGSRTDRSLMLFVTVGAAAPAFVAALLLRSVLGVQLGWFPTIGNGEGVLDRLHHVVLPAAALSVTFTALVTRVTRSAMLDELRRDHVEVALSRGTPRRTVIRRHVLRNALGPIVTVSALLVSGMLVSTAIVETAFGMSGVGSLLVQSVDQLDFQVVQAIVLLVVAAFVVVNALVDLVHPLIDPRTAAGSAR, encoded by the coding sequence ATGACGGCCGCCCTCGCCCGTGCCGGGCGGGTGCTGCGCCGCCTGGCCGGCATGGCGGCCACCCTGCTCGCCACCTCCTTCCTCGTCTTCTCCTCCCTGTTCCTGGCGCCCGGGGACCCGGCCAGCTTCCTGATCAAGGGACGCAGCCCCAGCCCCGAGGACCTCGCCGCGCTGCGCTCCCAGTACGGCTTCGACGAGCCGTTCCTCGTCCGGTACTGGAACTGGCTCGAAGGGGTGCTGCAAGGCGACTTCGGCCGCTCCTACCTCTTCCACCAGGACGTCGGCTCGGTCATCTGGTCGCGCCTGCCCTCGTCCATGCTGCTGATCGGCGTCTCCGGCCTGATGATCGCCGTGTTCGGCATCGGCTCCGGCATCCTCGGCGCCCTGCGCCGCGGCTCGCGGACCGACCGCTCCCTGATGCTGTTCGTGACGGTGGGGGCGGCCGCGCCCGCCTTCGTCGCCGCCCTGCTGCTCAGGTCGGTGCTCGGGGTCCAGCTGGGCTGGTTCCCCACCATCGGGAACGGCGAAGGCGTCCTGGACCGGCTGCACCACGTGGTCCTCCCGGCCGCTGCCCTGTCCGTGACCTTCACCGCCCTGGTGACCCGCGTGACCCGCTCCGCCATGCTCGACGAGCTGCGCCGCGACCACGTGGAGGTGGCGCTGAGCCGCGGCACACCGCGGCGCACCGTCATCCGGCGCCACGTCCTGCGCAACGCGCTCGGACCGATCGTGACCGTCTCCGCGCTGCTGGTCTCGGGCATGCTGGTCAGCACCGCGATCGTGGAGACCGCCTTCGGGATGTCCGGAGTGGGCTCCCTGCTCGTGCAGTCCGTGGACCAGCTGGACTTCCAGGTCGTCCAGGCCATCGTGCTGCTGGTGGTCGCCGCGTTCGTCGTCGTCAACGCGCTCGTGGACCTCGTCCACCCGCTGATCGATCCGCGCACGGCGGCGGGGAGCGCCCGATGA